The following proteins come from a genomic window of Micromonospora zamorensis:
- a CDS encoding VOC family protein — protein sequence MGVRIAQCTLDVEDIDLMVSFWSAALGYDIEQGDDGSAKLWPPGGPSATAPTLWLQGSGTGKRGKNRLHLDLVADTDPQTEVRRLIDLGARHVDIGQTGSEQFTVLADPEGNEFCVLDSAPTR from the coding sequence ATGGGCGTACGGATTGCGCAGTGCACACTAGACGTCGAGGACATTGACCTGATGGTGTCGTTCTGGTCGGCGGCCCTCGGCTACGACATCGAGCAGGGCGACGACGGCAGCGCCAAGCTGTGGCCCCCGGGCGGCCCGTCCGCCACGGCGCCCACCCTCTGGTTGCAGGGCTCCGGCACCGGCAAGCGGGGCAAGAACCGTCTGCACCTCGATCTGGTCGCCGACACCGACCCGCAGACCGAGGTACGGCGCCTGATCGACCTCGGCGCGCGCCATGTCGACATCGGTCAGACCGGATCCGAACAGTTCACGGTGCTCGCCGACCCCGAGGGCAACGAGTTCTGCGTGCTGGACTCCGCACCGACCCGCTGA
- a CDS encoding glycoside hydrolase family 13 protein, whose amino-acid sequence MISTTTPPHATEDDWWRSAVVYQVYVRSFADSDGDGVGDLQGIRQRLPYLRDLGVDALWLTPFYTSPMIDGGYDVADYRDVDPMFGTLADFDAMITDAHALDLRIIVDLVPNHTSSAHRWFTAALAAGPGSPERARYLFADGRGPHGELPPNDWESIFGGAAWTRTADGQWYLHLFDPAQPDLNWRHPEVRAEFEDVLRFWLDRGVDGFRVDVAHGMIKADGLPDVGFSTMTTGQRQVELLGKGRLPYFDQDEVHEIYRAWRPILDSYPGGRMAVAEAWAETPQRLARYVGPDELHQAFSFDFLDATWTADSFRKVIDTALTESTVVGAPTTWVLSNHDKQRHVTRYGDGVEGLRRARAASLLMLALPGSAYLYQGEELGLPEVLDLPDELRQDPAFLRTGESRDGCRVPLPWSGDLAPYGFGPAGSEASWLPTPATWRALSVDAQSGVPGSTLELYRAALRIRRDHPALAVDASGVTWLESGPDVLAFSRTAGETVLTCVVNLSGAPVLIDGYGQPLVASDTLTEQGSGHLLPVDAAAWLERR is encoded by the coding sequence ATGATCAGCACCACCACCCCGCCGCACGCCACCGAGGACGACTGGTGGCGCTCCGCGGTCGTCTACCAGGTGTACGTCCGCAGCTTCGCCGACAGTGACGGCGACGGTGTCGGTGACCTTCAGGGCATCCGGCAACGCCTGCCGTACCTGCGCGACCTCGGGGTGGACGCGCTCTGGCTGACCCCGTTCTACACCTCCCCGATGATCGACGGCGGGTACGACGTCGCCGACTACCGCGACGTCGACCCGATGTTCGGCACCCTCGCCGACTTCGACGCGATGATCACCGACGCGCACGCCCTCGACCTGCGGATCATCGTCGACCTGGTGCCCAACCACACCTCCAGCGCGCACCGCTGGTTCACCGCCGCCCTCGCCGCCGGCCCCGGCTCGCCGGAGCGGGCCCGCTACCTCTTCGCCGACGGCCGGGGCCCGCACGGCGAGCTGCCTCCGAACGACTGGGAGAGCATCTTCGGCGGCGCGGCCTGGACCCGGACCGCCGACGGTCAGTGGTACCTGCACCTGTTCGACCCGGCCCAACCGGACCTGAACTGGCGCCACCCGGAGGTCCGCGCCGAGTTCGAGGACGTGCTGCGGTTCTGGCTGGACCGGGGCGTGGACGGGTTCCGCGTCGACGTGGCACACGGCATGATCAAGGCGGACGGGCTGCCGGACGTCGGCTTCAGCACGATGACCACCGGCCAGCGCCAGGTCGAACTGCTCGGAAAGGGCCGGCTGCCCTACTTCGACCAGGACGAGGTGCACGAGATCTACCGTGCCTGGCGGCCCATCCTGGACAGCTACCCAGGCGGTCGGATGGCGGTCGCCGAGGCGTGGGCCGAGACCCCGCAACGGCTCGCCCGCTACGTCGGCCCGGACGAGCTGCACCAGGCGTTCAGCTTCGACTTCCTCGACGCCACCTGGACGGCCGACTCGTTCCGCAAGGTGATCGACACCGCGTTGACCGAGTCGACGGTGGTCGGCGCACCGACCACCTGGGTGCTCTCCAACCACGACAAGCAGCGACACGTCACCCGCTACGGCGACGGCGTCGAGGGGTTGCGCCGAGCCCGCGCCGCCAGCCTGCTGATGCTCGCCCTGCCCGGCAGCGCCTACCTCTACCAGGGTGAGGAACTGGGCCTGCCCGAGGTCCTCGACCTTCCCGACGAGCTGCGCCAGGACCCCGCGTTCCTGCGCACCGGCGAGAGCCGCGACGGCTGCCGGGTGCCACTCCCGTGGAGCGGCGACCTGGCCCCGTACGGCTTCGGACCGGCCGGCAGCGAGGCGAGCTGGCTGCCCACCCCCGCCACCTGGCGGGCCCTCTCCGTCGACGCGCAGAGCGGCGTACCCGGCTCGACGCTGGAGCTGTACCGGGCCGCGCTGCGAATCCGCCGCGACCACCCGGCGCTGGCTGTCGACGCCAGCGGGGTCACCTGGCTGGAGAGCGGGCCGGACGTGCTCGCCTTCTCCCGCACCGCCGGCGAAACCGTGCTGACCTGCGTGGTCAACCTCAGCGGCGCGCCGGTCCTGATCGACGGGTACGGTCAGCCGCTCGTCGCCAGCGACACGCTCACCGAGCAGGGCTCCGGTCACCTGCTGCCGGTCGACGCGGCAGCCTGGTTGGAACGGCGCTGA
- a CDS encoding LacI family DNA-binding transcriptional regulator, which translates to MRARLSDIAQQAEVSEATVSRVLNDRPGVAPETRQAVLTALDVLGYERPARLRKRSAGLVGLVVPELDNPIFPAFAQVIESTLAQSGFTPVLCTQSAGGVTEDEYVEMLLDRQVSGIAFVSGLHADTAANHDRYRALLARPLPVVMINGYVPGIGAPFVSCDDREAAELAVAHLVALGHRRIGLITGPDRFVPVQRKVAGWRSAMTRLAGVAESDLGPLAELSLFGVEGGEAAAGRLLDRGVTGVVCGSDLMALGAVRAARQRGLSVPGDLSVVGYDDSPLMAFTDPPLTTMRQPVIAMAVAAVRALVDEINGHGAPHSEYLFRPELVVRGSTAVVPTSARLSYARSA; encoded by the coding sequence ATGCGCGCTCGACTGTCCGACATCGCCCAGCAGGCCGAAGTGAGCGAGGCCACGGTGTCGCGGGTGCTCAACGACCGCCCCGGCGTGGCCCCGGAGACCCGGCAGGCCGTCCTGACCGCCCTCGACGTGCTCGGCTACGAGCGCCCGGCCCGACTGCGCAAACGCAGCGCCGGGCTGGTCGGCCTGGTGGTGCCGGAGCTGGACAACCCGATCTTCCCCGCCTTCGCCCAGGTCATCGAGTCGACCCTGGCACAGAGCGGTTTCACGCCGGTGCTCTGCACCCAGAGCGCCGGCGGGGTGACCGAGGACGAGTACGTGGAGATGCTGCTGGACCGGCAGGTCTCCGGGATCGCCTTCGTCTCCGGCCTGCACGCCGACACCGCCGCCAACCACGACCGCTACCGGGCACTGCTCGCCCGACCGTTGCCGGTCGTGATGATCAACGGGTACGTGCCGGGCATCGGCGCACCCTTCGTCTCCTGCGACGACCGGGAGGCGGCCGAGCTGGCCGTCGCCCACCTGGTCGCGCTCGGGCACCGGCGGATCGGTCTGATCACCGGCCCGGACCGGTTCGTTCCCGTGCAGCGCAAGGTGGCCGGTTGGCGCTCGGCGATGACGCGCCTGGCCGGTGTCGCCGAATCGGATCTGGGCCCCCTGGCCGAGCTGTCGTTGTTCGGTGTGGAGGGTGGCGAGGCGGCGGCCGGTCGACTGCTCGACCGTGGTGTCACCGGCGTCGTCTGCGGCTCCGACCTGATGGCTCTCGGAGCGGTCCGGGCGGCCCGCCAACGTGGCCTCAGCGTGCCCGGCGATCTCTCCGTGGTCGGCTACGACGACTCACCGCTGATGGCCTTCACCGACCCGCCGCTGACCACCATGCGGCAGCCGGTCATCGCGATGGCGGTCGCCGCCGTCCGGGCCCTGGTCGACGAGATCAACGGGCACGGCGCCCCGCACTCGGAGTACCTGTTCCGCCCGGAGCTGGTGGTGCGCGGCTCCACCGCAGTCGTTCCGACTTCCGCACGACTGTCTTACGCAAGATCTGCTTGA
- a CDS encoding sugar ABC transporter substrate-binding protein, which produces MRIRTAGVVALFALALAASGCGGDSDEPAAKETPKAAGGKLVIWADDKRTAALKPFAEKFGQENGVTVEVQAVSKDLQTNFVTASQQGSGPDVVVGAHDWIGNLVQNGAIDPVQLAAEQKSAFNETAVKAVTFNGQLYGVPYAQENLALIRNTELAPEAPKTIEDLVASGKKLKAAKKATETLCLQVGQNGDAYHIYPLYSSAGGYLFGTAANGDYDPKDLGVGKPESIEAFKKIGALGEKGEGVLKRSISDTNSISTFTGKKCAYLVSGPWAVADVKKANISYDISAIPGFAGGKEAQPFVGVQAFYVAAKGKNKALAQEFVANYTTTPELAVALYNAEPRPPALTAALDQVKGNDPDLAKFQEAGKNGQVLPAIPAMAAIWDPFGKAEAAVIGGADPTSTITTAGKTISGQIK; this is translated from the coding sequence ATGCGCATCCGTACCGCGGGTGTGGTCGCCCTCTTCGCCCTGGCGCTCGCCGCCTCCGGCTGTGGCGGCGACAGCGACGAGCCGGCCGCGAAGGAAACCCCCAAGGCCGCCGGCGGCAAACTGGTGATCTGGGCGGACGACAAGCGCACCGCCGCCCTCAAGCCGTTCGCCGAGAAGTTCGGTCAGGAGAACGGCGTCACCGTCGAGGTCCAGGCCGTCAGCAAGGACCTGCAGACCAACTTCGTCACCGCCTCCCAGCAGGGCAGTGGCCCGGACGTGGTGGTCGGCGCGCACGACTGGATCGGCAACCTCGTGCAGAACGGCGCCATCGACCCCGTGCAGCTCGCCGCCGAGCAGAAGAGCGCGTTCAACGAGACCGCCGTCAAGGCCGTCACCTTCAACGGGCAGCTCTACGGCGTGCCGTACGCGCAGGAGAACCTGGCGCTGATCCGCAACACCGAGCTGGCCCCCGAGGCGCCGAAGACCATCGAGGACCTGGTCGCCTCCGGCAAGAAGCTCAAGGCGGCGAAGAAGGCCACAGAGACGCTCTGCCTCCAGGTCGGCCAGAACGGCGACGCGTACCACATCTACCCGCTCTACAGCTCCGCCGGCGGTTACCTCTTCGGCACCGCGGCCAACGGGGACTACGACCCGAAGGACCTGGGCGTGGGCAAGCCCGAGTCGATCGAGGCCTTCAAGAAGATCGGCGCGCTGGGCGAGAAGGGCGAGGGTGTGCTCAAGCGCTCCATCTCGGACACCAACTCGATCTCCACGTTCACCGGCAAGAAGTGCGCGTACCTGGTCTCCGGCCCGTGGGCGGTGGCCGACGTCAAGAAGGCCAACATCTCCTACGACATCTCGGCCATCCCCGGCTTCGCCGGCGGCAAGGAGGCCCAGCCGTTCGTGGGTGTGCAGGCGTTCTACGTCGCCGCCAAGGGCAAGAACAAGGCGCTGGCCCAGGAGTTCGTGGCCAACTACACCACCACGCCCGAGCTGGCCGTCGCGCTCTACAACGCCGAGCCCCGGCCGCCGGCGCTGACCGCCGCCCTCGACCAGGTCAAGGGCAACGACCCGGATCTGGCCAAGTTCCAGGAGGCCGGTAAGAACGGTCAGGTCCTCCCGGCAATCCCGGCGATGGCCGCGATCTGGGACCCGTTCGGCAAGGCCGAGGCCGCCGTCATCGGCGGGGCCGACCCGACCAGCACCATCACCACCGCCGGCAAGACCATTTCCGGCCAGATCAAGTAA
- a CDS encoding ABC transporter permease subunit, with protein sequence MSTPLSGPESATRTPGREPAGSPPPRPRATRSRDDAPITVTGLAGKVLLLGLTAGIAVWAAFPLIAAEMWTGLALLAASTVGLFYLYLTRRHVPAKYLVPGTLFLIAFQVFPVLYTASTAFTNFGDGHRGSKDDAVVAIQTSSVTQVPGSAEYALSIATKGDPATGPLVFLVTDPGTGAVSVGDTGGLRQLDAADVTVATGGKVTAADGYTVLTFGQASARSKEITDLVVPTAGGAVRSSGLSRAYEGKAVRAYEAGCDCVRDTETGRTWTADEEAGAFVAADGERLAQGWKVNVGLNNFTRVLTDENISGPFLGTLVWNFAFAIGSTGGTFLLGTLIALVLHSPRMRGTNFYRVLLVLPYAMPSFAMLLAWRDMFNADFGLINSLFGLDVDWFGQEWTARFAVILVQLWLGYPYMFLVATGALQAIPRELTEATSVDGASPWQSFRAVTLPLLLVALSPLLISSFAFNFNNFNAIYLTTEGAPFPADNPANGATDLLITYTYRLAFGGQGAQFGFAAAISLFIFAIVAVVSAISFRRTRKQEEVYG encoded by the coding sequence ATGAGTACGCCGCTGTCCGGCCCGGAGTCCGCCACGCGGACTCCGGGCCGGGAGCCCGCCGGCTCCCCACCCCCGCGCCCACGTGCCACGCGCTCGCGCGACGACGCCCCGATCACCGTGACCGGGCTCGCCGGCAAGGTGCTCCTGCTCGGTCTGACCGCCGGCATCGCGGTCTGGGCGGCCTTCCCGCTCATCGCCGCCGAGATGTGGACCGGCCTCGCCCTGCTGGCGGCGTCCACGGTCGGGCTGTTCTACCTGTACCTCACCCGCCGGCACGTCCCGGCCAAGTACCTGGTCCCGGGCACCCTGTTCCTGATCGCCTTCCAGGTCTTCCCGGTGCTCTACACCGCCAGCACCGCCTTCACGAACTTCGGGGACGGGCACCGCGGCAGCAAGGACGACGCGGTAGTCGCGATCCAGACCTCGTCGGTCACCCAGGTGCCGGGGTCCGCCGAATACGCCCTGTCGATCGCCACCAAGGGCGACCCGGCCACCGGTCCGCTGGTCTTCCTGGTCACCGACCCCGGCACCGGCGCGGTCTCCGTCGGCGACACCGGAGGGCTCCGCCAACTCGACGCCGCCGACGTCACGGTCGCCACGGGCGGCAAGGTCACCGCCGCCGACGGCTACACAGTGCTGACCTTCGGCCAGGCCAGCGCCCGTAGCAAGGAGATCACCGACCTGGTGGTCCCGACCGCCGGTGGCGCGGTGCGCTCCAGCGGCCTGTCCCGGGCGTACGAGGGCAAGGCGGTGCGGGCGTACGAGGCTGGCTGCGACTGCGTACGGGACACCGAGACCGGGCGGACCTGGACCGCCGACGAGGAGGCGGGCGCTTTCGTCGCCGCCGACGGCGAGCGGCTGGCCCAGGGCTGGAAGGTCAACGTCGGGCTGAACAACTTCACCCGGGTGCTCACCGACGAGAACATCTCCGGGCCGTTCCTCGGCACCCTGGTCTGGAACTTCGCCTTCGCCATCGGCTCCACCGGTGGGACGTTCCTGCTCGGCACGCTGATCGCGCTCGTCCTGCACTCGCCCCGGATGCGCGGCACCAACTTCTACCGGGTGCTGCTGGTCCTGCCGTACGCCATGCCGTCGTTCGCGATGCTGCTCGCCTGGCGGGACATGTTCAACGCCGACTTCGGCCTGATCAACAGTCTGTTCGGCCTGGACGTGGACTGGTTCGGTCAGGAGTGGACGGCCCGCTTCGCCGTCATCCTCGTGCAGCTCTGGCTCGGCTACCCGTACATGTTCCTGGTCGCCACCGGTGCCTTGCAGGCCATCCCGCGTGAGCTCACCGAGGCCACCTCGGTCGACGGGGCGTCGCCCTGGCAGTCCTTCCGCGCGGTCACCCTGCCGCTGCTCCTGGTCGCCCTGTCGCCGCTGCTGATCTCGTCGTTCGCGTTCAACTTCAACAACTTCAACGCGATCTACCTGACCACCGAGGGTGCGCCCTTCCCGGCCGACAACCCTGCCAACGGCGCGACCGACCTGCTGATCACGTACACCTACCGGCTCGCCTTCGGCGGGCAGGGCGCGCAGTTCGGCTTCGCCGCCGCGATCTCGCTGTTCATCTTCGCCATCGTCGCGGTGGTCTCCGCGATCAGCTTCCGCCGGACCCGCAAGCAGGAGGAGGTGTACGGGTGA
- a CDS encoding sugar ABC transporter permease: MTTVNHIRTGRRRGRWLAEVGWRHVVAVLAVLFSLFPILFVLSAALNPLGTLSTTELVPTGGVSLDNFGELFDRTAFGRWFLNSLLIAGVASFASVFLSALAAYAFSRMRFRGRRVGLLSLLLIQMFPQFLAIVAIYLIFGTITDLWPSIGFNTPWGLLLLYLGGALGVNTWLMKGFFDTLPRELDESATMDGASHAQVFFRIMLPLVAPILAVAGLLAFIGTINEFLMANVFLTSSDSKTLAVGMYGLVQGNQSNNNFGIFAAGTLLTAIPTVLVFQLLQRYIVSGLTAGAVKG; encoded by the coding sequence GTGACAACGGTCAACCACATCCGGACCGGTCGGCGGCGTGGCCGCTGGTTGGCCGAGGTCGGCTGGCGGCACGTCGTCGCCGTGCTCGCCGTGCTGTTCAGCCTGTTCCCGATCCTGTTCGTGCTGTCCGCCGCGCTCAACCCGCTCGGCACGCTGTCCACCACCGAGCTGGTGCCCACCGGCGGGGTGTCGCTGGACAACTTCGGCGAGCTGTTCGATCGCACCGCCTTCGGACGGTGGTTCCTCAACTCGTTGCTGATCGCCGGGGTGGCGTCGTTCGCGTCGGTGTTCCTGTCCGCGCTGGCCGCGTACGCCTTCTCGCGGATGCGGTTCCGCGGCCGCCGGGTCGGGCTGCTCTCACTACTGCTGATCCAGATGTTCCCGCAGTTCCTGGCGATCGTGGCGATCTACCTGATCTTCGGCACGATCACCGACCTGTGGCCGTCGATCGGCTTCAACACCCCGTGGGGCCTGCTGCTGCTCTACCTGGGTGGGGCGCTCGGGGTGAACACCTGGCTGATGAAGGGCTTCTTCGACACGCTGCCGCGCGAGCTGGACGAGTCGGCGACCATGGACGGCGCGTCGCACGCCCAGGTCTTCTTCCGGATCATGCTGCCGCTGGTGGCGCCGATCCTGGCGGTGGCCGGGCTGTTGGCCTTCATCGGCACGATCAACGAGTTCCTGATGGCCAACGTGTTCCTCACCAGCAGCGACTCCAAGACTCTCGCGGTCGGGATGTACGGCCTGGTGCAGGGCAACCAGAGCAACAACAACTTCGGGATCTTCGCGGCCGGCACCCTGCTCACCGCCATCCCCACCGTGCTGGTCTTCCAGCTTCTCCAGCGCTACATCGTCTCCGGCCTGACCGCCGGAGCGGTCAAGGGCTGA
- a CDS encoding BMP family lipoprotein, with protein sequence MRIASIVAAGGLVLTAAACGEAPDDDNNAGSGGKKFSACMVTDVGGIDDKSFNTSAWKGLEEAKAANSNIETKFVASKAEADYEPNLTQYVNQKCDFILAVGGLMANATSKIAKANPNQAFGIVDANPGDANVYPMQFDTAQAAFQAGYLAAGMSKSGKVGAYGGLPIPPVTIFMDGFVDGVAYYNKTKGKNVQALGWNKETQKGSFTNDFAKQDEGKKVSDALVAQGADIIMPVAGGAGLGTTAAAKASGGKYSTIWVDVDGCESTPDCSAIITTVVKNIPEAVKEAVLKAAGGEKLQANPGFVGTLANTGVSIAPYHDFDSKVPAELKAEVDKIKADIAAGTITVTSKAQPTK encoded by the coding sequence ATGCGGATCGCCTCGATCGTCGCGGCAGGTGGGCTCGTGCTCACCGCCGCCGCTTGTGGCGAGGCCCCCGATGATGACAACAACGCCGGCAGTGGCGGCAAGAAGTTCAGCGCCTGCATGGTGACCGACGTCGGTGGCATCGACGACAAGTCGTTCAACACCTCGGCCTGGAAGGGTCTCGAGGAGGCCAAGGCCGCCAACAGCAACATCGAGACCAAGTTCGTGGCGTCGAAGGCCGAGGCCGACTACGAGCCGAACCTGACGCAGTACGTCAACCAGAAGTGCGACTTCATCCTGGCGGTCGGTGGTCTGATGGCCAACGCCACCTCGAAGATCGCCAAGGCCAACCCGAACCAGGCGTTCGGCATCGTCGACGCCAACCCGGGTGACGCCAACGTCTACCCGATGCAGTTCGACACCGCGCAGGCCGCGTTCCAGGCCGGTTACCTGGCCGCCGGGATGAGCAAGTCCGGCAAGGTGGGCGCGTACGGCGGCCTGCCGATCCCGCCGGTGACCATCTTCATGGATGGCTTCGTCGACGGCGTGGCGTACTACAACAAGACCAAGGGCAAGAACGTCCAGGCGCTGGGTTGGAACAAGGAGACCCAGAAGGGCTCCTTCACCAACGACTTCGCCAAGCAGGACGAGGGCAAGAAGGTCTCCGACGCGCTGGTCGCCCAGGGTGCGGACATCATCATGCCGGTCGCCGGTGGCGCAGGCCTCGGCACCACCGCCGCGGCCAAGGCCTCGGGTGGCAAGTACAGCACCATCTGGGTGGACGTCGACGGCTGCGAGAGCACCCCGGACTGCTCGGCCATCATCACCACGGTGGTCAAGAACATCCCGGAGGCCGTCAAGGAGGCCGTGCTCAAGGCCGCCGGTGGCGAGAAGCTGCAGGCCAACCCGGGCTTCGTGGGCACCCTGGCCAACACCGGCGTCTCGATCGCCCCGTACCACGACTTCGACAGCAAGGTTCCGGCCGAGCTGAAGGCCGAGGTCGACAAGATCAAGGCGGACATCGCCGCCGGCACCATCACCGTCACCTCGAAGGCCCAGCCGACCAAGTGA
- a CDS encoding ABC transporter ATP-binding protein — MDLTVEPGEIHALLGENGAGKSTLMNVLYGLYQPDEGEILVDGKPLKLKGPSDAIGAGIGMVHQHFMLVPVFTVAENIMLGAEQVRGGIAGFLDRRRARREVTEVSERYNLRVDPDAVVEDLPVGIQQRVEIVKALTRDVDLLILDEPTAVLTPQETEELLTVMRSLKAAGKSIVFITHKLGEVKAIADRITVIRRGKTVGTASPDASRDELAAMMVGRNVRLTVDKGPATPGEPVLEVTGLVVDDDRQIRAVDGVDLTVRAGEVLGVAGVQGNGQTELIEAIMGLRPVLAGTVSLVGDRIDGWKPKKVLRAGVGYVPEDRSVDGLVKEFSVAENLVLDIYDRPPFAAGLALKPDAIAASAKERIEQFDVRTSSADASVGTLSGGNQQKVIVARELSRPLKLFIAAQPTRGVDVGSIEFIHSQIIRERDIGTAVMVVSSELDEVIGLADRIAVMYRGRIIGIVGPDTPREEIGLLMAGISPDVAHERNTDAVPSDGPATDGSPASGPGSASEDEA, encoded by the coding sequence ATCGACCTGACGGTGGAGCCTGGAGAGATTCATGCCCTGCTCGGCGAGAACGGCGCGGGCAAGTCGACCCTGATGAACGTGCTCTACGGGCTCTACCAGCCCGACGAGGGCGAGATCCTGGTCGACGGCAAGCCGTTGAAGCTGAAGGGCCCGTCCGACGCGATCGGTGCCGGGATCGGCATGGTGCACCAGCACTTCATGCTGGTGCCGGTCTTCACCGTCGCCGAAAACATCATGCTCGGCGCCGAACAGGTCCGGGGCGGCATCGCCGGTTTCCTGGACCGCCGACGTGCCCGGCGCGAGGTCACCGAGGTGTCCGAGCGCTACAACCTGCGGGTCGACCCGGACGCGGTGGTCGAGGACCTGCCGGTCGGCATCCAGCAGCGAGTCGAGATCGTCAAGGCGCTCACGCGCGACGTCGACCTGCTCATCCTGGACGAGCCGACCGCCGTGCTCACCCCGCAGGAGACCGAGGAACTGCTGACGGTCATGCGGTCGCTCAAGGCGGCCGGCAAGTCGATCGTCTTCATCACCCACAAACTGGGCGAGGTCAAGGCCATCGCCGACCGGATCACGGTGATCCGACGCGGCAAGACCGTGGGCACCGCCTCGCCGGACGCCAGTCGGGACGAGCTGGCCGCGATGATGGTCGGGCGCAACGTCCGACTCACCGTGGACAAGGGCCCGGCCACTCCCGGTGAGCCGGTGCTGGAGGTGACCGGGCTGGTCGTCGACGACGACCGGCAGATCCGCGCGGTGGACGGGGTTGACCTGACCGTGCGTGCGGGCGAGGTGCTCGGCGTGGCGGGCGTACAGGGCAACGGTCAGACCGAGCTGATCGAGGCGATCATGGGCCTGCGGCCGGTGCTCGCCGGCACGGTCAGCCTGGTCGGCGACCGGATCGACGGCTGGAAGCCCAAGAAGGTGCTCCGCGCGGGCGTCGGCTACGTGCCCGAGGACCGCAGCGTGGACGGCCTGGTCAAGGAGTTCAGCGTCGCGGAGAACCTGGTGCTGGACATCTACGACCGGCCGCCGTTCGCTGCCGGGCTCGCGCTCAAGCCGGACGCGATAGCGGCGTCGGCGAAGGAGCGGATCGAGCAGTTCGACGTCCGCACGTCATCGGCCGACGCGTCGGTGGGCACCCTCTCCGGCGGCAACCAGCAGAAGGTGATCGTCGCCCGGGAGCTGTCCCGGCCACTGAAGCTCTTCATCGCGGCCCAGCCGACCCGTGGCGTCGACGTCGGGTCGATCGAGTTCATCCACAGCCAGATCATCCGCGAGCGGGACATCGGCACCGCCGTCATGGTGGTCTCCAGCGAGCTCGACGAGGTGATCGGGCTGGCCGACCGGATCGCGGTGATGTACCGCGGTCGCATCATCGGCATCGTCGGCCCGGACACCCCGCGTGAGGAGATCGGCCTGCTGATGGCCGGCATCAGCCCGGACGTGGCCCACGAGCGCAACACGGACGCCGTGCCCAGCGACGGGCCGGCCACCGACGGGAGCCCGGCGAGCGGCCCGGGTTCCGCGAGCGAGGACGAGGCATGA